Proteins encoded together in one Chelonoidis abingdonii isolate Lonesome George chromosome 1, CheloAbing_2.0, whole genome shotgun sequence window:
- the RIBC2 gene encoding RIB43A-like with coiled-coils protein 2 isoform X2, translating into MKQNDKIICMLEERQKQDIKNLNKAVTEFQQNFQKPETRREFDLSDPQSLKKDTPARLSDSDPRCTVSGLQKFLGEDLNHDQRVKFQKEQSREWSLQQQRDWKNALADQKFAEDLHDKNRIGLDQKAMELQRKEVETRQAVCAATKDFNRTQAAEFAERKMLEKRQEEEDNVAEISNLLRGDLLSENPEQAASLFGQHRVITDRWKGMNQDQLMAIRYTQQQQVLEKLRLQEEERQRNAEWDRQRIQAARAQLLFERHQQRLNRELRRALDNTNAQLSQEQKSKKIYLQEEVYSNFPTGQYFTQFNTTSR; encoded by the exons ATGAAGCAAAATGACAAGATCATCTGTATGTTAGAGGAACGGCAGAAACAGGACATCAAAAACCTAAACAAAGCCGTCACTGAGTTTcaacagaattttcagaagcctGAAACTCGGCGCGAGTTTGATTTGTCTGACCCACAGTCCCTGAAGAAGGATACTCCTGCTCGCCTCTCTGACAGTGACCCTCGATGTACTGTATCTGGCTTGCAGAAGTTTCTAGGAGAAGATTTAAACCATGATCAGAGGGTGAAATTTCAAAAGGAGCAGTCAAGAGAATGGTCTCTACAGCAACAGAGAGACTGGAAGAATGCATTAGCAGACCAGAAATTTGCAG AGGATCTCCATGACAAGAACAGGATAGGCCTAGATCAAAAGGCTATGGAACTACAAAGAAAAGAAGTAGAAACCAGACAAGCTGTTTGTGCAGCTACCAAGGATTTTAATAGAACCCAG GCTGCAGAatttgcagaaagaaaaatgctagAAAAGCGTCAGGAAGAAGAAGATAATGTGGCTGAAATTTCTAACCTCCTTCGAGGAGACTTGCTTTCTGAAAACCCAGAACAAGCAGCCAGTTTGTTTGGGCAACATCGTGTGATTACTGATCGATGGAAAGGAATGAACCAGGATCAGCTGATGGCAATACGTTACACTCAACAGCAACAAGTTCTGGAGAAACTG AGGCTGCAGGAGGAAGAACGGCAAAGAAATGCAGAGTGGGACAGGCAACGTATACAGGCTGCCAGAGCACAACTTCTTTTTGAGCGGCATCAGCAGCGACTAAATCGAGAACTTCGCAGAGCTCTGGATAATACTAATGCACAACTCTCCCAGGAGCAGAAATCAAA aaAAATTTATCTTCAGGAGGAAGTGTATTCAAATTTTCCAACAGGCCAATATTTCACACAGTTTAATACAACTAGCCGGTGA